The sequence GGCTGGAGGATTGTGAGGAGGACTCGCCCCccggcgaggaggaggaggagcagctgctgctgcacgtCACCGAAGGACCGACAGGTACTGGGGTGCCGTCTGGCGGGGATTCCGGGTCCCATGGGCTGTTTGGGGACCCAGGAGGTGTTTCTGGGCCCTGGGTGGGGtgcgggggtcccggggggggggccggTACCACATTCCCACCTGACCTCCCGGTGTTTTTCCCCCCAGACTCGTGGCACCACATTAAGGACCTGGACAGTTTCTTCACCAAGAtatcctggcacagcccctggtggcactgtgggggacaggggggagcATGGGGTGACTCAGGAGATGGGAGGGGGAACATGGAGGGTCCATCACCCCTTCATAGCCTCCTTAACCCCCCCGCACATCTACCAGTTCCACCAGAGGAATGGCTTTGCCTGCGTGCTGCTCTCGGACGTGCTGGAGCTGGTGTAAGTGATGCCACGGTGTCACCGTGCGGTGCCAGGCGGCCGTGAGTGCCCCCGGGCTCCCGCTGACCCCCCGTGCCCCCAGGCAGTTCCTGTTCGTGGTCACCTTCAGCACGTTCCTGCTGTGCTGCGTGGACTACGATGTGCTGTTCGCCACGCGCCCGCTCAACCACAGCCACGTCCCCGAGCGCGCCAAGGTGACGCTGCCCGACGCCGTGCTGCCCGCCCCGCAGTGCGCCCGCaggtggggacaccggggacacctGGGCTTCCAGGGGCGGGGGTGACACGCGTGTCCCCAAAGGGTCGGTGGCTGTGGGTGGCTGCGGCGCCAGCTGCTGCCTGCGTGGCTGTGCAGAGGTGCCAGTGCCACCAGCGTGGCTTTGCGGGGTCAGGGTGCCACTGGTGTGGCTGCATCACGTCCTGGTGCTGTGGGTGACGCGTCCCCAGCAGTCTCTGAGGCTGCAGATGGCAGTGAGGCGGTTGGTGGCATTGGTGACACCTGTGTTTCTGCAGGCTCCATGGCAGTGGgtggctgctgcctgtgaaGGGTTTGTTGGCCCTGCTGACACTTGTGTCCCCACAGGCTTTGTGTCAGCAGGTGCCTTCTGGGTTTGCTGGCACCGGTGTGGCTGTGGGGGGGTCCcggtggcactggtgacacctgTGTCTCCTTAGCAGGCCCTGTGGCACTGGTTGGCAGGTGGCCACAGGGGTTTGCTGGCATTGTGACACCCGTGTGTCCCCGCAGGCTCCGTGGCAGCGGgtggctgctgttcctgctgcgCTGGCAGGCACAGtgtggcactggtgacacccATGTCCCCGCAGGCTCCGTGGCAGCGGgtggctgctgttcctgctggtgctggcgGGCGCGGTGTGGCTGTGCCGCCTGGTCACGGCGCTGCGGCGCCTCGTGGGCTACTGGGAGATCCGCAGCTTCTACATCCGAGCGCTGGGCATCCCCGCGGTGagggggccagggctgggctggagctggggggtCTGGGCTGTCAGGTGTCCCTGGGAGAGGGCTGGGGTCCGGGGTGGGCtgccaggtgacactgggggagCTAGAGTGTGAGCTGGGCTGTAAGGTGCCGCAGAGGGGACCAGGATTCAGGCTGGGCCATAAGGTgccatggggcacagggcagtgctgagtgaCGCCAGCACCGAGCAGCACCGCGCTGTGCCCGGGTGCCCCGTGCCCATGCCCATTGCCGTTGCCGCAGGAGGAGCTGTGTAACCACAGCTGGCAGTCGGTGCAGGCccggctgctggccctgcagcgGCGCCAGCCCCTGTGCGTGCCGCGCCGGGAGCTGACGGAGCTCGACATCCACCACCGCATCCTGCGCTTCCGCAACTACACCGTGGCCATGGTCAACAAGTCCCTGCTGCCCGTGCGCTTCCGCCTGCCGCTGCTGGGCCCCGTGGTGTTCCTGACGCGCGGGCTGCAGTTcaacctggagctgctgctgttccgCGGCCCGGCCGCGCTCTTCCAGAACACCTGGAGCCTGCGGCCGCAGGTGAAGCGGGCGGGCGCGCGGCGGGCGCTGGCGCGGGGGCTGGCGCGGGCGGCCgtgctgctgggggtggccAACCTGGCGCTGTGCCCCTGCGTGCTGGGCTGGCGCCTGCTGCTCGCCTTCTTCAGCTACGCCGAGGGGCTGAAGCGGGCGCCGGGCAGCCTGGGCGCGCGCCGCTGGTCGCTCTACGCGCGCCACTACCTGCGCCACTTCAACGAGCTGGGCCACGAGCTGCAGGCGCGCCTGGGCCGCGGCCACGCGCCCGCCACCAGGTACATGGACTCGTTCAGCAGCCCGCTGCTGGCCGTGCTGGCCCGCCACATCGGCTTCTTCGCCGGCTCCGTGCTGGCCGTGCTCATCGTGCTCACCGTGTACGACGAGGACGTGCTGACcgtgcagcacatcctgacaGCCATCACCCTGCTGGGGCTCGTGGTCACCGTGgccaggtgggtgctggggtcACAGTGgccaggtgggtgctggggtcACAGTGGCCAGGGGGGTTCTGGGAGCACAGTGGCCAGGTGGGTATTGGAGTCACCGTGGCCAGGTGAATGCGGGGGTCATGGTGGCCATGTGGGTGCTGGGATCATGGTGGCCAGGTGGATGGGGCAGACCCTGTGCCATGCCATGGGGGCCGGGTGGGCAGCGGGGGGCTGAGGTGgggccctgcctgtgccccgCAGGTCCTTCATCCCGGACGAGCACGCGGTGTGGTGCccggagcagctgctgcagcggGTCCTGGCGCACGTTCATTACCTGCCCGAGCACTGGCAGGGCCGCGCCGGCCGTGCCGAGACACGAGCAGAGATGGCACAGCTCTTCCAGTACAAGGCGGTGCGTGCAGCCCCCACTGCCTGAGACCCTCCTCCACAGGACCCCGCTCCCCTGGGACCatcctctgcccctgctccccacccccagcaccccacagaCTGGGAGCCCCCATCCTGGGACTTCCCAGCCCCACATCTGAATCCCCAGCCTGGACCCCTCAACAGTGTGCTCCAAGACCCCATTGCCCTGGATTCCCTGTCCCAGTCCCCTGCTCTGGGACCCCccacccccaggacccctcaggGCAGGAGCTTCCCGTGCCAGGGTCCCGTACCCTGGATCCCCCACACTGGGACCCTCCTGCACCAGGGCTCCCCACTCTCGAGGCACCCCCATCCAGGAGCCTCGTGCTCTGGAATCCCCCAGGCTGAGATACCTCCACCCCGAGCAGCCCAAGGACTGCCCTGCTGAGGACCTACTGTTCTGATACCCCCACCCTGGACATCCCACCCCAGGGCTTCCCAATCTGTCCCCTCCGCCCCGGTACACCCCCCAATCCCGGTGCCCCCCACTGCAGGTTTTcatcctggaggagctgctgagcccccTGGTGACACCCCTGATCCTCATCTTCGCCTTCCCGCCCCGCGCCCTGGACATCGTGGACTTCTTCCGCAACTTCACGGTGGAGGTGGCGGGCGTGGGCGACATCTGCTCCTTCGCGCAGCTGGACGTGCGCCACCACGGCAACCCGCAGGTgtgcgcggggccgggcggggcgctGCGGGCCGTgcggccgcgccgggccggCCGTGCCacgtccctgtccccgcagtgGCTGTCCGAGGGACACACGGAGGCGCCGCCGGAGCGCCAGGCGGAGCACGGCAAGACGGAGCTGTCGCTGATGCGCTTCGCGCTGAGCAACCCCCGctggcggccgccgccgcccgcccgccgcttCCTCGGCCACCTGCAGGCGCAGGTGACCCGCGACGCGGCCaccgcgcccgccccgcggcACCTGCTGCCCGAGGGGCCGCTGCCCGCGTCCCTGCTGTCCGAGGACTCGGCCCTGGCGGTGAGTGGGGGCGCCCCGGGGGTGTTTGTGTGTCCCTGACGGGTGCCCCCATAGCCCGAGGGGCTGGTCAGCAATGTCCTAGCTGCCGgaggggtgccagggggtgtttgtgtgtgtgttcttgATGGGTGTCCCCATAGCCCGGAGCGCTGGTCAGCAGTGTCCTTGCGGCCAGGGGGGTGTTCTGTGTGTCCCTGACGGATGTCCCCGCAGCCCGAGGCGCTGGTCAGCAGTGTCCTGACGGTCGgggggtgtttgtgtgtgtgttcttgATGGGTGTCCCCATAGCCCGAGGCGCTGGTCAGCAGTGTCCTGACGGTCGGGGGGCTGTTCTCTGTGTCCCCTGACGGGTGTCCCGCAGCCCGAGGCGCTGGTCAGCAGTGTCCTGGCGGCCAGCGGGCTGGTGGCCCGGGACCCGCGCTTCGGGCCGCCCTGCAGCACGGCCAGCGCCACCGCCAGCCTGCTGGCGTCCCTGCGGAACCCCCTGGGCACCTGCGCGGCCCCCGAGAGCCCCGGCGAGCACCCCGAGGACAGGTGGGACACGGCACGGGGGGCGTCAgcggggggacatgggggggacagggctgggaagggtATTGGGGGTGTCACTGAGAGGGGCTGGCGTGGTGGGATGGGGGTCGGGAGGGGAGGGATGTGGTGGCACTcaggggtggcagggagggatgcagtGGCACTCAGGGGTGTCACAGTGGAAGGGGCGGCAGGGAAGGGGTGTCATGGCAGCTCAGGGGTGTCACAGCTCAGAGGGGTGGCACGGAGGGATGCAGTGGCACTCAGGGGTGTCACAGTGAAaggggtggcagggagggatgtcGGGGCAGTTcaagggtggcacagagggatgcAGTGGCACGGGGGGAATGCGGTGGCACTcaggggtggcagggagggatgcgGTGGCACTcaggggtggcagggagggatgtcGGGCAGCTCGGGGGTGTCCCAGCTCGGAGGGGCGGCAGGGAGGGATGTGgtggcagggaaggggtggcaCTCAGAGTGTCCCAGCTCGGAGGGCGCTGCGGCGGGGCTGTCACCGCCCCTCCCGTGCCCCAGGCCGGCGCTGAGCGAGTCGCGGCTGCGCAGCCTGAGCCGCTCGGCGCTGCTGGCCGAGGTGGCCTCTGCCGAGATGAGCCTGCACGCCATCTACCTGCACCAGGTGTGTCACCGCCGTGCCCGTGTCCCCCTGCCCGCAGCACCCCGGCACACAGTGACACGGTCCCTTGGGGCTCCCTGGTGTCTCTCACCACTGTGTCActgtctgtgtgctctgcctggccctggtcccttgtcccctgtcccttgtccccattCCATGCTGTCCCCACCCTCGCAGCCCGCTGGGTGACACCCACCCTGTGTTCTCAGCCTGACGGGATGCTGGGATGTGGCACCGCAGCTGGTGTCACCCGTGGTGCCCTTTGTGCCACTGCTCCGGGcctgggcagtgtcctgggcCCAGGgacccctgtcctgctgtcccagaggGGCTCCAGTGCCAGCACGGGGGCTCTGCTGTGGTGGGGGGCTCCACAGCAATATGGGGGCTGTGCGGTGGTGGGGGGCTCCACAGCCACgtgggggctgtgctgtggtgggGGGCTCCACAGCCATGTGGGCGCTCTGCTGTGGTGGGGGACTCCACAGCAATatgggggctgtgctgtggtgggGGGCTCCACAGCAATATGGGGGCTGTGCGGTGGTGGGGGGCTCCACAGCCACGTGGGGGCTGTGCGGTGGTGGGGGGCTCCACAGCCACGTATGGGGCTGTGCGGTGGTGGGGGGCTCCACAGCCACgtgggggctgtgctgtggtgggGGGCTCCAATGCCAgcagggggctgtgctgtggtgggGGGCTCCAATGCCAGCacgggggctgtgctgtggtgggGGGCTCCACAGCCAcgtgggggctctgggggggctcTGAGCGCTCACCCTGGCTCTCTGCTCTTCCTTGGCCCcccagctccaccagcagcagcagcagcagccgcagggCCCCCAGCCCGCGGGGGCACCCAAACACCCCTTGGTGACCACAGGTGAGCCCGGCGGTGTgcggggggctggggggcactgcTGACCGCCCCCAGCACGGGGCTGAGCCCGGAGCCGGGCAgggggctctgagctcctgacccccctgtgcccccaggctCGGCTGCCCGCGCCTCGCAGCTGCGGGAGATGCCGCTGGGCGGGTGGGccgaggaggacgaggaggaggaggaggaagcggAGACGATGACGTAGCCGGGCCCGGCGCCGGTgggtggggacacgggggaggGGGGACCCCCGGGATGGGACATGGAAACCCCCGGGCTgacccccagggctgagggtACAGGGACTCCTAACCCTGGGAcatgcaggggctgggggacagggacccccgggGCTGGGGTTCAGTGGGGCCTGGCTGCCACGTGTGCCGGGGTGCCCAGTGTTGGGGTGCCCAGTGTTGTGGTCCCCAAGTGCCAGGGTCCCCACTCTGAGGTCCCCACTCCGGGATCTCCACTCTGGGGTCCCCTCTCTggggtccctgccctggggtccCGGCTCTGTGGTCCCTGCTGACCCCCCATTCCCTCTGCAGGGTCCTGGGTGTGCCGAGAGCCCCCGGAGGTGCCGGGGGAGCCGCCAGGGGCACAGTGGGGGGCTCGCCGTGCCCACTATGCTGCCAGGGGGGCCCTGTCTGTCGGAGCCCCCTGCTCGGGGCGTCCCTGGTGCCCCCGCTacactgcagggccaggggtgcTGCCAGGGCCCCCCCAggtgctgattttggggggcACAGCGCTGGTGCCCCCCGTGGTGCCCCGAGCACCAGCTGAAATAAAGGTTtacagaggggctgtgcccgctggctgtgcctggggtgggctgggggtcTCGGGGGGCAGTAATGCCgtggatggggctggggcagtttggggtgacactgggggtcctggggggcaATGCCGTGGATGGGGTCGTGGCAGtttggggtgacactgagggggtgatgccatggatggggctgtggcagtttggggtgacactgggggttCTGGGCAGGTggcaggagtggggctggcaggggtgcACTCACCTGCAGCCACACAGGTGGGAGGCACAGGACCATGGCcctcccccatttcccacccctcagagccccatctgcgtccttttccccc comes from Zonotrichia leucophrys gambelii isolate GWCS_2022_RI chromosome 2, RI_Zleu_2.0, whole genome shotgun sequence and encodes:
- the ATG9B gene encoding autophagy-related protein 9B, which translates into the protein MAEQAEEHRDYREYRRLEDCEEDSPPGEEEEEQLLLHVTEGPTDSWHHIKDLDSFFTKIYQFHQRNGFACVLLSDVLELVQFLFVVTFSTFLLCCVDYDVLFATRPLNHSHVPERAKVTLPDAVLPAPQCARRLRGSGWLLFLLVLAGAVWLCRLVTALRRLVGYWEIRSFYIRALGIPAEELCNHSWQSVQARLLALQRRQPLCVPRRELTELDIHHRILRFRNYTVAMVNKSLLPVRFRLPLLGPVVFLTRGLQFNLELLLFRGPAALFQNTWSLRPQVKRAGARRALARGLARAAVLLGVANLALCPCVLGWRLLLAFFSYAEGLKRAPGSLGARRWSLYARHYLRHFNELGHELQARLGRGHAPATRYMDSFSSPLLAVLARHIGFFAGSVLAVLIVLTVYDEDVLTVQHILTAITLLGLVVTVARSFIPDEHAVWCPEQLLQRVLAHVHYLPEHWQGRAGRAETRAEMAQLFQYKAVFILEELLSPLVTPLILIFAFPPRALDIVDFFRNFTVEVAGVGDICSFAQLDVRHHGNPQWLSEGHTEAPPERQAEHGKTELSLMRFALSNPRWRPPPPARRFLGHLQAQVTRDAATAPAPRHLLPEGPLPASLLSEDSALAPEALVSSVLAASGLVARDPRFGPPCSTASATASLLASLRNPLGTCAAPESPGEHPEDRPALSESRLRSLSRSALLAEVASAEMSLHAIYLHQLHQQQQQQPQGPQPAGAPKHPLVTTGSAARASQLREMPLGGWAEEDEEEEEEAETMT